A stretch of the Candidatus Limnocylindrales bacterium genome encodes the following:
- a CDS encoding aldo/keto reductase — translation MTFGAQADETESHAILDKAFDAGVNFLDVAEIYPVPPRREWAGRSEEIVGDWLAGRQRDSVIVATKISGPSGGWFQAPVRSGNTSLDRHSIERAVEGSLRRLRTDYIDLYQTHWQDIGLPYEETLEGLERVVQAGKVRYVGCSNENAYGVMKSLWAADSLGSRVRYETIQNNYSLMHRRFDDELANVCRREGLSLLAYSPLGGGVLSGKYQRGQWPQGARFTNYRSDAARGARMTERFVNDATGATFDRMAAVAKEHGLAPATFAIAWTLTRDFLGSAIIGATHRNQLDETLAAADVTLSGDAIAAVDQISSDIRYPME, via the coding sequence ATGACTTTCGGTGCCCAGGCCGACGAGACCGAGAGCCACGCGATCCTGGACAAGGCCTTCGATGCCGGCGTCAACTTCCTCGACGTCGCCGAGATCTATCCGGTGCCGCCGCGCCGGGAATGGGCCGGCCGCAGCGAAGAGATCGTCGGCGACTGGCTGGCCGGCCGCCAGCGCGACTCGGTCATCGTCGCCACCAAGATCAGCGGCCCGAGCGGCGGCTGGTTCCAGGCGCCAGTCCGCAGCGGAAACACGAGCCTGGACCGCCATTCCATCGAGCGCGCGGTCGAAGGCAGCCTGCGGCGACTGCGAACCGATTACATCGACCTCTACCAGACGCACTGGCAGGACATCGGCCTGCCTTACGAGGAGACGCTCGAGGGCCTGGAGCGGGTCGTCCAGGCGGGCAAGGTCCGCTACGTCGGCTGCAGCAACGAGAACGCCTACGGAGTCATGAAGAGCCTGTGGGCTGCCGACTCCCTCGGCAGCCGCGTCCGCTACGAGACCATACAGAACAACTACAGCCTCATGCACCGCCGCTTCGACGACGAGCTCGCCAACGTCTGCCGGCGCGAGGGCCTGAGCCTGCTGGCTTACAGTCCGCTCGGAGGCGGCGTACTTTCCGGAAAGTACCAGCGCGGCCAGTGGCCGCAGGGCGCACGCTTCACCAACTACCGCAGCGACGCCGCCCGCGGCGCGCGCATGACCGAGCGCTTCGTCAACGACGCCACTGGCGCCACCTTCGACCGCATGGCGGCGGTGGCCAAGGAGCATGGCCTGGCGCCGGCGACGTTCGCGATCGCGTGGACGCTGACCCGAGACTTCCTCGGCTCCGCCATCATCGGAGCCACTCATCGAAACCAGCTCGACGAAACCCTGGCCGCGGCCGACGTGACGCTCTCCGGAGACGCCATCGCAGCCGTCGACCAGATTTCTAGCGACATCCGCTATCCGATGGAGTAA
- a CDS encoding TetR/AcrR family transcriptional regulator has product MALGLVGLGTESHGANADFGDRQATSPETPSLHAVPVAPMQRAIWHPTKPAPSGSARRAANPSAERLRQRTAEAAERYSHIRCKLEYRKSVPTQTAAVDGRRARSLKTRHAIVDATIALLEAGDLKPTAASVAERAGLSVRSIFQHFTDLEDLFLAVSDRQANRVAALYAGTAYDGDLPSRLATFVGYRSRLFETVAPIRRAALLQEPFSPTVADRLALARMLQRVDVERAFAPEIAAANAQGKTWLLEALCAITSFSTWDELRRSAGLSIEAASEAYGRAVEAILTSAVAGQGAAHPAAAHDATDSAAD; this is encoded by the coding sequence GTGGCTCTCGGTCTCGTCGGCCTGGGCACCGAAAGTCATGGTGCCAATGCAGATTTCGGTGACCGTCAGGCCACTTCGCCCGAGACGCCGTCGCTTCATGCTGTTCCCGTCGCGCCAATGCAGCGCGCGATTTGGCATCCGACGAAGCCAGCTCCCTCCGGCTCCGCCCGACGTGCCGCGAATCCTAGCGCTGAACGATTGCGTCAGCGAACGGCGGAGGCGGCCGAAAGGTATTCGCATATCCGGTGCAAATTGGAATATAGAAAGTCCGTGCCCACGCAGACTGCCGCCGTCGACGGACGCCGCGCCAGGTCGCTCAAGACCCGGCACGCCATCGTCGATGCCACCATCGCCCTGCTCGAGGCCGGGGACCTCAAGCCCACGGCGGCTTCGGTCGCCGAACGCGCGGGGCTGTCGGTTCGTTCGATATTCCAGCACTTTACCGATCTCGAAGACCTGTTCCTGGCGGTCTCGGACCGGCAGGCCAACCGCGTGGCCGCGCTGTATGCGGGCACCGCCTACGACGGAGACCTGCCTTCGCGCCTGGCGACCTTCGTCGGATATCGCTCGCGGCTCTTCGAGACCGTCGCCCCCATTCGACGCGCGGCCCTGCTGCAGGAGCCTTTCTCCCCCACGGTTGCCGACCGTCTCGCGCTGGCTCGCATGCTTCAGCGCGTCGATGTCGAGCGCGCCTTCGCGCCGGAGATCGCGGCGGCAAACGCCCAGGGCAAGACCTGGCTGCTGGAAGCGCTGTGCGCGATCACGTCCTTCTCGACCTGGGACGAGCTGCGCCGCAGCGCCGGTCTGAGCATCGAAGCCGCCAGCGAAGCGTATGGCCGTGCGGTCGAGGCGATTCTGACGTCGGCGGTCGCCGGCCAGGGCGCGGCTCACCCTGCCGCCGCGCACGACGCGACGGACAGCGCGGCCGACTGA
- the mutY gene encoding A/G-specific adenine glycosylase: protein MQPTLPPPPAVARARRRLLRFYDHDGRDLPWRRTTDPYAIWISEVMLQQTRVEAVIAHYERFLKRFPTLADLASAELEEVLAAWTGLGYYRRARLLHAGARFVADEHDGRLPSSREQLQAIPGVGAYTAGAVASIAFGRAEPAVDANVARVVARVFAGGGDQGSRAPSRMQIEQHAAALARCRRAGDVNQALMDLGARICRAKRPRCQECPLQPLCGAWQTGVQEQIPPPRPRKPARDVHLACAVVRSGRRALLVRRDRDRALLGGMWELPTVEQAAAADARRLLEDLVDGALGRRASLSGPCARVRHDIVGRRIVADVYVAEVDAGAPRAQRPSGAARGVEFFSEEEMKRAALSALPLKILRATGFPGRPQSSASRAEART from the coding sequence GTGCAGCCGACGCTTCCGCCGCCTCCTGCCGTAGCGCGAGCACGCCGGCGGCTCCTTCGCTTCTACGACCACGACGGCCGCGACCTTCCCTGGCGCCGCACCACCGATCCCTACGCGATCTGGATCTCGGAGGTGATGCTGCAGCAGACGCGCGTCGAGGCGGTGATCGCGCACTACGAGCGCTTCCTGAAACGATTTCCGACGCTGGCCGATCTTGCATCCGCTGAGCTCGAGGAGGTTCTGGCGGCCTGGACGGGCCTCGGCTACTACCGCCGCGCGCGCCTCCTTCATGCCGGCGCACGCTTCGTCGCCGACGAGCATGACGGCAGGCTGCCGTCTTCGCGTGAGCAGTTGCAGGCCATTCCCGGGGTCGGCGCGTATACCGCCGGCGCGGTCGCATCGATTGCGTTCGGCCGCGCCGAGCCGGCGGTGGATGCGAACGTGGCGCGTGTGGTCGCGCGCGTGTTTGCCGGCGGCGGCGACCAGGGCTCGCGCGCCCCGTCGCGCATGCAGATCGAGCAGCATGCCGCGGCCCTCGCGCGCTGCCGCCGCGCGGGCGACGTCAATCAGGCCTTGATGGATCTGGGTGCGCGCATCTGCCGGGCGAAACGGCCGCGCTGCCAGGAGTGTCCGCTGCAGCCGCTGTGCGGTGCGTGGCAGACCGGAGTGCAGGAGCAGATCCCGCCGCCGCGCCCGCGAAAGCCGGCGCGCGACGTGCATCTCGCGTGCGCGGTGGTGCGAAGCGGCCGGCGCGCGCTGCTCGTTCGCCGCGACCGCGATCGTGCCCTGCTCGGCGGGATGTGGGAGCTGCCGACCGTCGAGCAGGCCGCGGCAGCCGACGCGCGCCGCCTGCTCGAGGACCTGGTGGATGGCGCGCTGGGCCGCCGCGCAAGCCTCAGCGGACCGTGCGCGCGGGTGCGCCACGATATCGTCGGCCGGCGCATCGTCGCCGACGTCTACGTCGCCGAGGTCGATGCCGGGGCGCCTCGCGCGCAGCGGCCGAGCGGCGCCGCACGCGGCGTGGAATTCTTTTCCGAGGAAGAGATGAAGAGGGCGGCGCTGTCGGCGCTGCCGCTCAAGATCCTGCGCGCGACCGGCTTTCCTGGGCGGCCGCAATCGAGCGCATCTCGCGCGGAAGCGCGAACGTGA
- the ispH gene encoding 4-hydroxy-3-methylbut-2-enyl diphosphate reductase — protein sequence MSTEAARQLLVASPRGFCAGVSYAIEIVDLVLDHYGPPVYVRHEIVHNRHVCDRLRERGAIFVDDLADVPAGSLLIFSAHGVSPEVRAGASGAGLRVIDATCPLVTKVHMEALRFARQDFQILLIGHRGHVEVEGTLGHAPDRMHLVETVADVERLALPADTPVAVVTQTTLSVDDTREVVEAIQRRFPHARTPKKDDICYATQNRQTAVKELARASELVLVIGSPTSSNANRLVEVARNSGARARLIECAGDIEPDWLEGIVSVGLTAGASTPETLVQETIERLRQLGCTTVRDLETAREDVTFALPREMRSIAAAQESRSRAGS from the coding sequence ATGAGCACGGAAGCCGCACGACAACTGCTGGTGGCAAGCCCTCGCGGCTTCTGCGCCGGCGTCTCCTACGCCATCGAGATCGTCGACCTGGTGCTCGACCACTACGGGCCGCCCGTCTACGTGCGCCATGAGATCGTGCACAATCGTCACGTCTGCGACCGTCTGCGCGAGCGCGGCGCGATCTTCGTCGACGATCTGGCCGACGTTCCGGCCGGCAGCCTTCTGATCTTCTCGGCCCACGGCGTCTCGCCCGAAGTGCGCGCCGGCGCCTCCGGCGCGGGCCTGCGCGTCATCGACGCAACCTGCCCGCTCGTCACCAAGGTTCACATGGAAGCGCTGCGCTTCGCGCGCCAGGACTTCCAGATCCTGCTCATCGGCCACCGCGGCCACGTCGAGGTGGAGGGAACGCTCGGGCACGCACCCGACCGCATGCATCTGGTGGAGACCGTCGCCGACGTCGAGCGGCTCGCGCTGCCGGCGGACACTCCGGTCGCCGTCGTCACGCAGACGACGCTGTCGGTCGACGATACGCGCGAGGTGGTGGAGGCGATCCAGAGGCGGTTCCCGCACGCGCGCACACCCAAGAAGGACGACATCTGCTACGCGACGCAGAACCGCCAGACCGCCGTCAAGGAGCTGGCACGGGCGAGCGAACTGGTGCTGGTGATCGGCTCGCCCACCTCCAGTAATGCCAACCGCCTGGTCGAAGTGGCACGCAACAGCGGAGCCAGGGCGCGCCTAATCGAATGCGCCGGCGACATCGAGCCGGACTGGCTCGAGGGCATCGTCAGCGTGGGACTTACGGCGGGGGCGTCCACGCCCGAGACGCTGGTGCAGGAGACGATCGAGCGCCTGCGTCAGCTCGGATGCACGACGGTGCGCGACCTGGAGACGGCGCGTGAGGACGTCACGTTCGCGCTTCCGCGCGAGATGCGCTCGATTGCGGCCGCCCAGGAAAGCCGGTCGCGCGCAGGATCTTGA
- a CDS encoding DUF3604 domain-containing protein, translating to MQSIARYASLPAALGLACLFAGCEGKSQGPGTIEGKALPVEVVAARGIVEAKAATAIAKRVKADLPEKQILFGDLHVHTTYSADAFMMSLPIMQGEGVHPVADACDFARYCSSLDFWSINDHAESITPKRWRETIDSIRQCNAIAGDPASPDVVAYLGWEWTQIGLTAEEHYGHRNVILKDLDDGKITRRPIAASAFSGQAMRDAPPWNVRYLLPHLDWANRHRYYDLLKFQDETRETPVCQAGVDTKSLPDDCMEFAATPAELLEKLAQSGVESMVIPHGTTWGIYTPPGYTFDKSLAGRQHDEEQQRLIEVFSGHGNSEEHRPWREATRDEQGRLACPEPTAEYEPCCWRAGEIIRSRCADPQSAECQRRVEQARADYLAAGASGRLSVPGADVPEWGACGVCRDCYLPSFEYRAGGAVQYIMALSNFEDPAKPRRFHFGFIASSDNHSARPGTGYKEFDRQEHTESFGPRSSFWRDQSRPLGDPEETSLQIDPNGGGRFQRFQLLDFERGSSFFYTGGLVAVHSPGRDRDSIWNALESREVYGTSGERILLWFDMINSPTGKVAMGSQVQFSARPRFRVRAVGSLKQKPGCPDHAASGLSAERLQKLCGGECYNPTDERYRIKRLEIVRIQPQTRPDEPVEELIQDPWKTIPCSGERIGCVAEFEDFDFPAERRDTLYYVRALQEATPTVNAGNLRCRTDETGKCVSIDPCYGDWRTDYEDDCLADAEERAWSSPIFLHYQVDAATPAAAQPVPAPARPTAPPPAEAPPPDAPR from the coding sequence ATGCAAAGCATCGCACGGTACGCGTCGCTGCCGGCAGCGCTGGGGCTCGCCTGTCTCTTCGCAGGCTGCGAGGGCAAATCCCAGGGCCCCGGCACCATCGAAGGCAAGGCACTCCCTGTCGAAGTGGTGGCCGCGCGCGGCATCGTCGAGGCCAAGGCGGCCACGGCCATCGCCAAGCGGGTCAAGGCGGATCTTCCCGAAAAGCAGATCCTCTTCGGCGACCTCCACGTTCACACGACCTACTCGGCCGACGCGTTCATGATGAGCCTGCCGATCATGCAGGGCGAAGGCGTTCATCCGGTCGCGGACGCCTGCGACTTCGCGCGCTACTGCTCCTCGCTCGACTTCTGGAGCATCAACGATCACGCCGAGTCGATCACTCCCAAGCGCTGGCGCGAGACGATCGATTCGATCCGCCAGTGCAACGCCATCGCCGGAGATCCGGCCTCGCCGGACGTCGTCGCCTATCTGGGCTGGGAGTGGACGCAGATCGGCCTTACCGCCGAAGAGCACTACGGTCACCGCAACGTGATTCTCAAGGATCTCGACGACGGCAAGATCACGCGCCGTCCGATCGCGGCCTCGGCATTCAGCGGACAGGCCATGCGCGACGCGCCGCCGTGGAACGTGCGCTATCTGCTTCCGCACCTGGATTGGGCCAACCGGCATCGCTACTACGATCTTCTGAAGTTCCAGGACGAGACGCGCGAGACGCCTGTTTGTCAGGCCGGCGTCGATACCAAGAGCCTGCCCGACGACTGCATGGAGTTCGCCGCCACGCCGGCCGAGCTGCTCGAGAAGCTGGCGCAGTCCGGCGTGGAAAGCATGGTCATCCCGCACGGCACGACCTGGGGCATCTACACGCCGCCCGGCTATACCTTCGACAAGTCGCTGGCAGGCAGGCAGCACGACGAAGAGCAGCAGCGCTTGATCGAAGTGTTCTCGGGGCACGGCAATTCCGAGGAGCACCGGCCGTGGCGCGAGGCAACGCGCGATGAGCAGGGACGCCTGGCATGCCCGGAGCCGACGGCGGAATACGAGCCCTGCTGCTGGCGCGCCGGCGAGATCATCCGCTCGCGCTGCGCCGATCCGCAGTCGGCGGAGTGCCAGCGGCGTGTCGAGCAGGCGCGCGCCGATTATCTGGCGGCGGGAGCATCGGGACGCCTGAGCGTGCCGGGCGCCGACGTGCCGGAGTGGGGCGCGTGCGGCGTGTGCCGCGACTGCTACCTGCCGTCGTTCGAGTATCGGGCGGGCGGCGCGGTGCAGTACATCATGGCGCTGAGCAATTTCGAGGATCCGGCCAAGCCGCGGCGGTTCCACTTCGGCTTCATCGCCTCCAGCGACAACCACTCGGCCAGGCCCGGCACCGGCTACAAGGAGTTCGATCGCCAGGAGCATACCGAGTCGTTCGGTCCGCGCAGCTCGTTCTGGCGCGATCAGTCGCGCCCCCTCGGCGATCCCGAGGAGACCTCGCTGCAGATCGATCCCAATGGCGGCGGCCGTTTCCAGCGCTTCCAGCTCCTGGACTTCGAGCGCGGCTCCTCGTTCTTCTACACCGGCGGCCTGGTGGCCGTGCATTCGCCGGGACGCGACCGCGACTCGATCTGGAACGCGCTCGAAAGCCGCGAGGTCTACGGAACCAGCGGCGAGCGCATCCTGCTGTGGTTCGACATGATCAACTCGCCCACGGGCAAGGTGGCGATGGGCTCGCAGGTGCAGTTCTCGGCGCGGCCGCGCTTCCGCGTGCGTGCGGTGGGCAGCCTCAAGCAGAAGCCGGGCTGCCCGGATCACGCAGCGAGCGGGCTTTCGGCCGAGCGCCTGCAGAAGCTGTGCGGCGGCGAGTGCTACAACCCCACCGACGAGCGCTACCGCATCAAGCGGCTCGAGATCGTGCGCATCCAGCCGCAGACGCGGCCTGACGAGCCGGTCGAGGAGCTGATCCAGGATCCGTGGAAGACCATTCCGTGCTCCGGTGAACGCATCGGGTGCGTGGCAGAGTTCGAGGACTTCGACTTCCCGGCCGAGCGTCGCGACACGCTCTACTACGTGCGTGCGCTGCAGGAGGCGACGCCGACCGTCAACGCCGGCAATCTGCGCTGCCGGACCGACGAGACCGGCAAGTGCGTCAGCATCGACCCCTGCTACGGCGACTGGCGGACCGACTACGAGGACGACTGCCTCGCCGACGCCGAGGAGCGGGCCTGGTCGTCGCCGATCTTCCTGCACTACCAGGTCGATGCGGCCACGCCCGCCGCTGCGCAGCCCGTGCCGGCGCCGGCTCGCCCGACGGCTCCACCGCCGGCGGAGGCGCCGCCGCCGGACGCTCCTCGCTGA
- a CDS encoding PAS domain S-box protein, whose protein sequence is MDDSSLEQMAAAAAAVRDAGAGDAGPAATGNGGSAAAEPRAHAGRGTVPSLNDLPADERAAILATALDAVPEIVWYKDTHNNILWANRAALARAGRSAEDLLGRSCFDLSPREGTEYFEQDLRVIETRQPMLGILHRLRRANGEREWVSTDKHPVLGADGQVRGIIAVSRYMPHPPAAAEPAASHAAGNLRLPGEMMRTDVSGAVTFVSDGCCRLLGLRADAALGQGWLSVVEEEDRAALERTWRAAVQERREIFDVRLRVRRPGETEPVALNVRAIREVDDDGEVLGFVANLSEPARTEDVSAEQNQRRLLDAMAATAPVGMFVSDAQGRCTYVNDRWCRIWGVERSEALSRGWIKALHPEDRDRVLLDFLTMTQAKRPYSGEFRVRHGDGRERWVLGRSVPLLDGNGEVIAQVGTATDITSRKLAEEEVRRLNRDLEARVAERTAELQSALKELEAFCYAVSHDLRAPLRALDGFSSALLEEFGDQLEGHGKDWLLRLRAGSQRMGRLIDDLLALSRLSRGSMRRERVDLTRIAQDVIEELRHTADARSVAVEIESGASCMGDPTLLRVVLQNLLGNAWKFTARTEHPRIEFGTANDEDGAPVFYVTDNGVGFDMMFADKLFGLFQRLHHPSEFDGTGIGLANVRRIIERHGGRVWAQGQPGAGATFYFTV, encoded by the coding sequence ATGGATGATTCGAGCCTTGAACAGATGGCGGCCGCTGCCGCCGCCGTACGCGACGCGGGTGCCGGCGACGCAGGCCCTGCGGCGACGGGGAACGGGGGATCTGCGGCAGCAGAGCCGCGGGCGCATGCTGGCCGCGGAACCGTTCCATCACTGAACGACCTGCCTGCCGACGAGCGGGCGGCGATCCTGGCAACGGCGCTCGACGCGGTTCCCGAGATCGTCTGGTACAAGGACACGCACAACAACATCCTGTGGGCCAATCGCGCGGCCCTCGCGCGAGCCGGCCGCAGCGCCGAGGATCTGCTCGGCCGCAGCTGCTTCGACCTTTCGCCGCGGGAGGGAACCGAGTACTTCGAGCAGGACCTGCGCGTCATCGAGACGCGCCAGCCGATGCTCGGCATCCTTCATCGCCTGCGCCGCGCCAACGGCGAGCGCGAATGGGTCTCGACCGACAAGCACCCGGTGCTGGGCGCCGACGGACAGGTGCGCGGCATCATCGCGGTGTCGCGGTACATGCCCCATCCTCCCGCCGCTGCCGAGCCCGCCGCTTCCCACGCCGCCGGCAATCTGCGGCTTCCCGGCGAGATGATGCGCACGGACGTCAGCGGTGCGGTCACCTTCGTCAGCGACGGCTGCTGCCGGCTGCTCGGCCTGCGCGCGGACGCCGCACTGGGTCAGGGATGGCTCTCGGTCGTCGAGGAGGAAGACCGCGCGGCCCTCGAGCGCACCTGGCGCGCGGCGGTGCAGGAGCGGCGCGAGATCTTCGACGTGCGCCTGCGCGTGCGGCGACCGGGCGAGACCGAGCCGGTCGCGCTCAACGTGCGCGCGATTCGCGAAGTGGACGACGACGGCGAGGTGCTCGGCTTCGTCGCCAACCTTTCGGAGCCCGCACGCACCGAGGACGTTTCGGCCGAGCAGAACCAGCGCCGGCTGCTCGACGCCATGGCGGCGACGGCACCGGTGGGCATGTTCGTTTCGGACGCGCAGGGCCGTTGCACGTACGTCAACGACCGATGGTGCCGGATCTGGGGCGTCGAGCGGTCCGAAGCACTGTCGCGCGGGTGGATCAAGGCGCTGCACCCCGAAGATCGCGACCGCGTGCTGCTCGACTTCCTGACGATGACGCAGGCCAAGCGGCCGTACTCGGGAGAATTCCGCGTGCGACACGGTGACGGCCGCGAGCGCTGGGTGCTAGGGCGCTCGGTGCCGCTGCTCGACGGCAACGGCGAGGTCATCGCGCAGGTCGGCACCGCCACCGACATCACCTCGCGCAAGCTGGCCGAGGAGGAGGTTCGACGGCTCAACCGCGATCTGGAGGCGCGGGTGGCCGAGCGCACTGCCGAGCTGCAGTCCGCGCTCAAGGAGCTCGAGGCGTTCTGCTACGCGGTCTCGCACGATCTGCGCGCTCCGCTGCGCGCGCTCGACGGTTTCAGCTCGGCGCTGCTCGAGGAGTTCGGCGACCAGCTCGAAGGGCACGGCAAGGACTGGCTGCTACGCTTGCGCGCCGGCAGCCAGCGCATGGGGCGCCTGATCGACGACCTGCTGGCACTGTCGCGGCTCAGCCGCGGCAGCATGCGGCGCGAGCGTGTCGATCTGACGCGGATCGCGCAGGACGTGATCGAGGAGCTGCGCCACACCGCCGACGCGCGCTCGGTGGCGGTGGAGATAGAGTCGGGCGCTTCCTGCATGGGCGACCCGACGCTGCTGCGTGTGGTGCTGCAGAACCTGCTCGGCAACGCGTGGAAGTTCACTGCGCGCACCGAGCACCCGCGCATCGAGTTCGGCACCGCCAACGACGAGGACGGAGCTCCGGTCTTCTACGTCACCGACAACGGCGTCGGCTTCGACATGATGTTCGCCGACAAGCTCTTCGGCCTGTTCCAGCGCCTGCACCATCCGAGCGAGTTCGACGGCACCGGCATCGGCCTCGCCAACGTCCGGCGCATCATCGAGCGGCATGGCGGGCGCGTGTGGGCGCAGGGTCAGCCCGGCGCCGGCGCCACCTTCTATTTCACCGTTTGA
- a CDS encoding CoA-binding protein codes for MDWQQNIVSDIGQVRDLLADTSTIAVLGIKTEAQSDQPAYYVPEYLASAGFRVIPVPVYYPEATRILGQQVYRRLSDIPEDVDLIDVFRRSSDVPGHLEDMLAKKPKAVWMQSGISHDGVARALAQAGIKVVQNRCLMVDHRRLGAGPRR; via the coding sequence ATGGACTGGCAGCAGAACATCGTCAGCGACATCGGGCAGGTCCGCGATCTTCTCGCGGATACCAGCACCATTGCCGTGCTCGGCATCAAGACCGAGGCGCAGAGCGACCAGCCGGCGTACTACGTGCCGGAGTATCTGGCCTCCGCGGGCTTTCGCGTCATTCCCGTGCCCGTCTACTATCCCGAAGCAACGCGCATCCTGGGACAGCAGGTGTACCGGCGGCTGTCGGACATCCCCGAGGACGTCGACCTGATCGACGTCTTCCGTCGCAGCAGCGACGTTCCCGGGCATCTCGAGGACATGCTGGCGAAGAAGCCGAAGGCGGTCTGGATGCAGTCCGGCATCAGCCACGACGGCGTGGCCAGGGCCCTTGCCCAGGCCGGAATCAAGGTGGTGCAGAATCGCTGTCTGATGGTCGATCACCGCCGCCTCGGCGCCGGGCCGCGTCGCTGA
- a CDS encoding class I SAM-dependent methyltransferase, translated as MTLSSRLRAAVYDAAIVGMTATWYAQVLQRLAPRCHLLDVGIGTGSALLANAALLREKALRVTGIDIDAAYIARCRVSIDRAGLADAVTARLESIYDHDGGPYEAAYFSGSFMLLPQPLAALRHVRSLLHPGSPIFFTQTFEHRPSPLLERIKPLLRSVTSIDFGRVTYEADFRRVVEEAGLRMQEKTVLHGSARRSCVLVSVSDAARRRGGGDRPSDSDSAPP; from the coding sequence GTGACCTTGTCGAGCCGCCTTCGCGCCGCCGTCTACGACGCCGCCATCGTCGGCATGACGGCGACGTGGTACGCGCAGGTCCTGCAACGCCTGGCGCCGCGCTGCCACCTGCTCGACGTCGGCATCGGCACCGGCAGCGCGCTGCTGGCCAACGCGGCGCTGCTGCGCGAGAAGGCGCTGCGCGTGACCGGCATCGACATCGACGCGGCCTACATCGCGCGCTGCCGCGTCTCGATCGATCGCGCAGGCCTGGCCGACGCGGTCACCGCCAGGCTCGAATCCATCTACGATCACGACGGCGGCCCCTATGAAGCCGCCTACTTCAGCGGAAGCTTCATGCTGCTGCCGCAGCCGCTGGCGGCGTTGCGGCACGTGCGCTCGCTGCTGCATCCGGGCTCGCCGATCTTCTTCACCCAGACGTTCGAGCACCGGCCGTCGCCGCTGCTCGAGCGCATCAAGCCGCTGCTGCGCAGCGTGACGAGCATCGACTTCGGCAGGGTCACCTACGAGGCGGATTTCCGGCGCGTGGTGGAAGAGGCGGGCTTGCGCATGCAGGAGAAGACGGTGCTGCATGGCAGCGCCCGCCGCTCCTGCGTCCTCGTATCGGTCAGCGACGCGGCCCGGCGCCGAGGCGGCGGTGATCGACCATCAGACAGCGATTCTGCACCACCTTGA